A single region of the Macrobrachium rosenbergii isolate ZJJX-2024 chromosome 5, ASM4041242v1, whole genome shotgun sequence genome encodes:
- the LOC136838898 gene encoding uncharacterized protein, which translates to MWLCGCNVPVVKRLYTSMIRSITDYSSSILLPLRKSYIGILEIIQNKAARSIMGAPKSVKQEILWNEAGLHPIHHRITRKAIIQLHWSIMTDDEGLTRDTLIHSYPKRLKNGWVTAARQLIENSSMKEYLDTIRIDVKGIPPWSIPEIEISLSTLKGKKEEMNPALMENDCFQRLDSIQGEWVHYYADGSLTEDGRAGSGVTVYQNGEEVYSLSLRSSDGCSISQSELLGIATALSIMKRNKDNAIIATDSLSALQSLTPRKAESNIIVRRAIALLSQIRRAGRMVTFIWVPSHIGIIGNERADELAKEGARKERVDYKLAPSLSMLKDSAGMETTQGYNERIERLKETHSSVRKYLKIIEGKPPDYKLCGLESRREQTTYSRLRMQSRYLWEVLPAVSPSETCCKLCGELWKHTLSHYLVECEEITHYRPKGDRLSEVDLLKHFLQPSVLKRVLTSHPKFACSK; encoded by the coding sequence ATGTGGCTCTGTGGGTGTAATGTACCTGTGGTAAAACGACTTTATACATCCATGATAAGATCAATAACTGACTACAGTAGTAGCATATTGCTGCCTTTGAGGAAGAGCTATATTGGTATTCTAGAAATCATCCAGAACAAGGCAGCAAGAAGCATAATGGGGGCACCTAAAAGTGTCAAGCAAGAAATATTGTGGAATGAGGCAGGGTTGCATCCAATACATCACAGAATAACAAGAAAAGCAATAATTCAATTGCACTGGTCCATCATGACTGATGACGAAGGATTAACAAGAGATACTCTAATTCACAGCTATCCTAAAAGATTAAAGAATGGTTGGGTTACTGCAGCAAGACAATTAATAGAGAATTCTAGCATGAAAGAATACCTAGACACAATCAGGATAGATGTAAAAGGCATTCCTCCATGGAGCATACCAGAGATAGAGATATCACTATCAAcattgaaaggaaaaaaggaagagatgaaCCCTGCATTGATGGAGAATGACTGTTTTCAGAGGCTGGACAGTATTCAGGGGGAGTGGGTACATTATTATGCAGATGGTTCACTTACGGAAGATGGTAGAGCAGGAAGCGGGGTAACTGTGTATCAGAATGGAGAGGAGGTATACTCTCTATCACTGCGATCATCAGATGGGTGCTCCATATCACAGTCAGAACTGCTAGGTATTGCAACTGCACTGAGTATCATGAAAAGGAACAAGGACAATGCCATAATAGCAACAGATAGCCTGAGTGCCCTGCAATCACTAACACCAAGGAAGGCCGAATCAAATATCATAGTGAGAAGAGCTATAGCCCTGCTATCACAGATCAGACGAGCAGGCAGAATGGTCACATTCATATGGGTGCCTTCGCATATTGGAATCATAGGCAATGAGAGAGCTGACGAGCTTGCTAAAGAAGGTGCCAGGAAGGAGAGGGTAGACTATAAACTGGCACCATCCCTGAGTATGTTGAAGGACTCGGCTGGAATGGAAACAACGCAAGGATACAATGAGAGAATAGAGAGGCTCAAAGAAACTCACTCATCAGTAAGGAAATACCTTAAAATTATTGAAGGAAAACCACCCGACTACAAACTTTGCGGACTGGAAAGCAGAAGAGAACAAACAACGTATAGCAGACTAAGGATGCAGAGCCGATACCTTTGGGAGGTACTGCCAGCTGTCAGTCCATCAGAAACATGTTGCAAACTGTGTGGCGAGTTATGGAAGCACACTCTAAGTCACTATCTCGTGGAGTGTGAAGAGATTACTCATTACAGGCCAAAAGGAGACAGGCTGAGCGAAGTTGACCTCCTCAAGCACTTTCTACAACCTAGTGTGCTGAAAAGGGTTTTGACTTCTCATCCAAAATTTGCTTGCTCCAAATAG